The Candidatus Hoaglandella endobia DNA window TGCGATCAGCGCAAAGTTCGCCGGCATGAGCCGAATACAAAGACAACAGCTTATTTATTCGCCATTAATAGAATACATTTCGGATAACCGCATTCACGCTTTATCCATCAAAGCCTACACCCCTGATGAGTGGTTGTGCGATCGCAAGCAAAACGGTTTTTAAATGTTTATCCTGACTGGTGGCCAATGAATGTATTCTATTAACATACACAGAGAACAGTTGTAATGGATAAATTTCGTGTTTATGGTCCCATCCAGTTAAGCGGCGATGTCATTATTTCGGGCGCGAAGAATGCGGCGCTGCCAATTTTATTCGCATCGCTGTTGGCGGAACAAACGGTAGAAATTCAGAATGTTCCCAAATTGAAA harbors:
- a CDS encoding BolA family protein; this translates as MEISTIKEVLIKALALDEAHVSGDDNHVQVIAISAKFAGMSRIQRQQLIYSPLIEYISDNRIHALSIKAYTPDEWLCDRKQNGF